Genomic segment of Candidatus Izemoplasmatales bacterium:
TTGGGAGCGCGCCGGATGCCCGAAACGAAGGTCGCGGGCGGCGGCAGGGTCGGGTAGGTCTCGCGAAGGGAGGGGACGGTCCTATTCATCGCAGGGTTCGCCCCCGTAGACCTCGCGATCGTAGTCCTCCGACCGGAGGAAGCCGTCGGCGGCCTCGATCAAGGGATACATGACGACGTCGCTTTCGACCTTCGGGATCCGGCGGCGGAACGCCGCGTGGGCCTTCGTCGTGAAGGCGCCGAGTTCCGCGGCGGGTCGCAGGTCGATCGCCTGGCAGGCGGACATCGTCTCCATCGCGATCACCTTGCGGACGTTTCCGACGATCTCGAGCGCCTTGCGCGCGGCGATCGTCCCCATCGAGACGTGGTCCTCCTGGTTCGCCGAGGAGGGAATCGAGTCGACCGAGGCGGGATGGGCGAGGACCTTGTTCTCGGAAACGAGCGAGGCGGCGCTGTACTGCACGATCATGAAGCCGGAATTGACGCCGCAGTTGGTCCCGAGGAAGGGCGGAAGCCCCTCCGAGAGCTGCGGGTTGACGAGCCGCTCGAGCCGGCGCTCGGAGATGTCGGCGAGTTCGGCGACGGCAATGCCGAGATAGTCGAACGCGAGGGCGAGCGGCTGGCCGTGGAAGTTGCCGGCGGAGACGGCGTCGCCCGCGTCCGGGAAGACGATCGGATTGTCGGTGACGGCGTTCATTTCCGCCTCGACGATGCCCTTCACGTAACGGAAGGCGCCGAGCGAGGCGCCGTGCACCTGCGGCGCGCAGCGGAGGCTGTAGGCGTCCTGGACGCGCTTCTCGCCGGGCCGGGTCAGATGCTTCGATCCCGCGAGGTTCGCGAGGATTCGTTTCGCCGAATCGATCTGCCCCGACTGGTTGCGGAGCGCATGGACGCGCGGATCGAGCGACGCGGGAATCCCGCCGAGAGCTTCGAAGGTGAGGCTGGCGGCGAGGTCGGCCTGGCGTGCGAGCCGGAAGCAGTCGTAGAGCGCGAGGGCGCCGATCGCGGTCATCGCCTGCGTGCCGTTGATGAGCGCGATTCCCTCCTTCGCGCCGAGCGACTCGATCGGAGCGACGCCTTTCTGCGCAAGCCCTTCGAGCGCGGGCAGACGCTTTCCGTCGACCCACACCTCGCCGAGGGCGAGCAGCGGCAGGCACATCTGCGAAAGCGGCGCGAGGTCGCCGGAGGCGCCGAGCGAACCCTTCTCGTAGACGACGGGAGTGATCCCCCGGTTCAGGAATTCGACCAGCTTCAGGACCGTCTCCGGGCGGACTCCCGAATAGCCCTTCACGAGCGCGTTGACGCGCAGGAGCATCATCCCGCGCACGGCGTCGACGGGAAGCGGGTTCCCGACGCCGCAGGCGTGGCTCATGATCAGGTTCTTCTGGAGGAGGCCGACGTCGCGCTTCGCGATCTTCACGTCGGAGAGCTTTCCGAAACCGGTGTTGATCCCGTAGACGGGAGTCCCGGCGTCGGCGACGGCGTCGACGAAGGCGCGGGCGATTTTCGTCCTTTCCATGCTGTCGGCGGAAATGGCGACGCCTTCGTTTCTGCGGGCGACGCGGATGAAACCTTGGAGATCGAGATCGGATCCGTTCAGATGGAGCATACGTTCACCTCGTGGTCGGGCGCAGCGCGCCCCGTTGTATGATAGCACCTTTCGCCCGTCCGCGCAAGCGCTTACTTTCCCGCACGACGTGCGGAAAGGCCGGCGGAGACCGCCGTATGGCGAAGATTCTCGTAAAGTTCCCGTCGGGTTCTTGACAGCGGAAAACCGTGCGTTTATACTGAAATCAGCGATGAAACGATGAAACGGGATGAGATGGAATGCCTTATGAATCGAAGTTGGCCTGCGCCGACGCCGACACCTTGTTCGAAGCGATCCTGAGCCTCAGAAACGCGGAGGAATGCTACCGCTTTTTCAGCGATCTCTGCACCGTCAAGGAACTCCGGGACATGTGCCAGCGGTTCCATATCGCGAAGCTCCTCGACCAGAAGGTCTCCTTCCAGATCATCATGAGCCAGATTCCCGCTTCGACCGCCACGATCGGGCGGGTGAACCGGTCGCTCAAGTACGGCGAGAACGGCTATCAAATCGTGCTGCCGCGTCTCAAGAAACCCGCATCGGGCCGATAGGCCCTTTTTTTTATGCCTCGGCGCGGAGGATCCGGGCGAAGCGGACGCCGAGCGCCGTGATCGCGACGCCGACGGCGAGCGTGACCGCAAGCGAGACGATCGTCGCGAGCGGCTCCGGTTCCGGGGTTTCGGTCAGGACCGCGACGATCCGCCACCCCAACAGCGGCAGGAAGGCCGAAAGCGAAAGGTAGACGCCGCGGAAGACGGGCCGGGCCGCGGGTCGGCGGGCGACGACCCGGCGGCGCAGGATCGCGAACAGGAAGATGCCCGCGTGCATCGCCGCCAGCACGAAGAGGAAGAGCGGGAAGGCGACGAAGCGGAGAAGGGTGACGCCGCCGACGACCAGCGTCGCCGCGGCAGCGTATCGCGCGAGCGCGGCGCGATCGGTCACTTCGCGGCTCCGGGTTTCGCCACCGGCCGGTCAAGACCGGCCCCGCGGGCGGTGTCGTCGAAGCCGCTGACGAGATGGCAGGCGACCGTATGGTCGGTGCCGACCGACATGACCGGCGGCGGGACGTCTTTGCAGCCTTCCATCGCGAACGGACAGCGCTGCCAGAACCGGCAGCCCGCCGGCGGATCGATCGGGCTCGGAATGTCTCCCTGCAGGATCACGCGATGGCGCTTCTCCTCGGGACGGACGTCGAGGATCGCCGACATCAGCGCCTTGGTATAGGGATGGCGGGGCGATTCGTAGATCTCCTCCACCGATCCGGCCTCCATCACCTTGCCGAGATACATGACGACCATCCGGTCGCAGATGCTCTTCACGACCGCAAGGTTGTGGGAGATGAACACGTAGGTGATGCCGAGCTTGTCCTGAAGGTCGATCAGAAGGTTCAGGATCTGCGCGTGGACGCTCACGTCGAGCGCCGAGACCGGTTCGTCGCAGACGAGGAACTTCGGCTTCATGATGATCGACCGGGCGATGCCGATGCGCTGCCGCTGCCCGCCCGAAAAATCGGACGGATAGCGCGGGAGGTCTTCCTCGGAGAGGCCGACGAGGGCGAGCGTCTCGACGACGCGCGCCCTGATCTCGTCCTCCGTGAGGCCGCCCTGGACGACGAGCGGTTCGGAGACGATCGCCTGGACGGTGAAGCGCGGATTAAGCGAGGAGAACGGATCCTGGAAGATCATCTGCATGTTCCTCCGGAGTTCGCGGAAGGCCTTCCGGTCGAGCGCGTTCAGGTCCTTCCCGAGGAAGGTCACCCTGCCGGCGGTCGGCCGGACCATGCCGACCATCGCGTTCGCGATCGTCGACTTGCCGCATCCGGACTCGCCGACGATGCCGAAGGTTTCGCCTTCGCGTACCGAAAGGGAGACGTCGGTGACGGCTCGGACCTTGCGCTTGCGGGAAAACGGCAGCCCTCCCTTGACCGGGAAGTCGACGGAGATTCCGTCGAGGTCGACGATGACCGGCCGATTGTCCTGTTCGTTCATGGGCGATCGACTCCCTTCGCGAGGAGCGGATACCAGCAGCGGAGCTGCCGTCCGTCCGGAGTCTCGAGCAGCGGCGGCACGTCCTTCCCGCAGAACGCGGTGGCGCGCGGACAGCGCGGATGGAAGTAGCAGCCGCGCGGTTTGTGGAGCGGGTGCGGAACCGTCTCGGGGATCTGGGTGAACTTGCGCTTCTCGTCCCCGAGTTTCGGGACCGAGGCGAGCAGCCCCTTCGTATAGGGGTGCTGGGGGGCGTTGAAGAGGTCGTGGACGGTCGCGCGTTCGACGATCCGGCCGCTGTACATGACGTAGACGACGTCCGCCGTGTTGGCGACGACGGAGAGGTCGTGGGTGATCAGGAGCTGGGCGACGTCGTGCTTCTTCTGCATCTCGTTCAGGACGTCGAGGACCTGTGCCTGGATCGTCACGTCGAGGGCCGTCGTCGGCTCGTCGGCGATGATCAGCTTGGGCATGCAGGCGAAGGCCATCGCGATCATCACGCGCTGGCGCATCCCGCCGGAAAGCTGGTGCGGATAGCTGTTGGCCCGCGATGCGGGTTCGGGGACGCCGACCAGTTCGAGCGCGCGGATCGAGGCCTTGCGGGCGTCATGCGCGTTCATGTGCTCGTGGCGGATGTAGAGTTCGTCGAGCTGGCGGCCGATCGTCATGACGGGGTTCAGAGCGGTCATCGCGTCCTGGAAGATCATCGCCATCCGCTTTCCGCGGATGTCCTGCATCTTCGCTTCCGAGAGGTCGCGGAGGTCTTCGCCGTCGAGCGTGAGCTCGTCGACCCTGACGACCGCCGGCGGCGTCGAAAGGAGCCGCATGACGGCGAGCGCGGAGACGCTCTTGCCGCATCCGGATTCGCCGACGAGGGCGACGCATTCGCCCTTGTGGATGTCGAGGTCGATGCCCTCGACGGCGCGCAGCACGCCCGCCGGGGTCGGGAAGACGACCTTGAGGTTTTTCACCCGAAGCATCAGTTCCCGTTCCATGGCCGGTTCCCCCTTTCGGCGTCCATCTGCGAGAAGACTTCCTCGAGACGGGCGTTGTCGAGATGACGGAACAGCTTGAAGAGACCGTTCGACTGCTTCATCCGCGGGTTCAGCATCTCTTCGAGGGCGAGGCCGATGCGCATGAAGCCGAAGACCGCGAGGAAGATGCCGATGCCGGGGGCGAAGATCCACCACCAGTGGCCGAAGAGGAGGGCGCCGCCGCTCTGGGCCTCGGCGAGCATCTTGCCCCAGCTGATCGCGGTCGGGTCGCCGAGTCCGAGGAACGACAGCCCGGCCTCCGCGACCATGATGCCGGCGCAGGAGAGCGCCGTCGACATGATGAGCAGGTGCGAGACGCCGGGGAGGATGTGGCGGAACATGATCCGGGCGCGGGACGCGCCGGCGAGTTCGGCCGCCTTCACGTAGTTCGCGTTCTTGAGGACGAGCACGAGCGAGCGGATCACGCGGGCGAGCCCGGTCCAGCCGAAGGCGGCGAAGATCGCGATGATCATGAGGTAGCTCCGTCCGAAGAGGTTGGTGAGGACGATGATGAGCGGCAGCGTCGGGATCACGAGCAGGATGTCGACGACGCGCATGATGACGGTGTCAGCGACGCCGCCGGAATAGCCGGCGAGGATTCCGAAGAAGGCGCCGATGAAGGCGATCGCGACGCCCGTCGTGATGCCGATGAGAAGCGAGACGCGGGTGCCGTAGATCAGCATCGAGAAGATGTCCTGGCCGGTCGTGATGGTCGTCCCGAGGAGATGTTCGAGGCTCGGGGCGAGGCCCTTGGCGGCGCGTTCGGTGACGTCGTACGGATCGTAGGGGGCGATCCACGGCGCGAAGACCGCGCAGACGACGAGGAGGGCGACGATCAGAAGGCCGACGCGACCCTTCGGGTGGCGCCAGACCGAGCGGAGGAACCGTCCGATCGGGGCGAGGAAGCGGAGGATCGCGGAACCCGCGGTCCCGAGCGTGCGGACGACGGCCTTCATCGGCGGTCACCCACGGTGACGCGCGGGTCGAGGAGTCCGTAGACGAGTTCGGTGACGAGGTTCGCCGCGATCGCGACCGCCGACATGAAGAGCATGATGCCCATCATCAGCGGATAGTCGTTGGTGGAGTTGGCTTCGAGGAACAGCGTGCCCATGCCGTTCCAGTTGAAGATCTGCTCGATGATGACCGCGCCGCCGATCAGGCCGCTGATCGACATGCCGAGCGAGGTGACGATCGGCAGCATCGCGTTCCGGAGGATGTGCTTGTAGAGAACCGTGCGTGGGGTCAGGCCCTTGGCCTTGGCGGTGAGGATGAAATCCTCGTTGGTCACCGCGATCACGCTGTTGCGCGTGCTCTGGCCGTAGGCGACGATGCCTCCGACCGCCATCGACAGGATCGGCAGGGCGGCGTTGTTCATGACGACCTTGATCGCATCCCAGCTCCAGTCGAATTCGGCGACCATGTTCGGGTTGGTGTAGGCCGGGAAGAGTTCGAACTCGAAGCCGAGGTAGAACGTCAGGATGAGCGCGATGAAGAACGCCGGCAGAGCCGTCGTGAAGGTCGAGGCATTGAGGAGGAGGGTATCCTGCCATCGCCCCCGCTTCCAGGCGGCGAAGGCGCCGATCAGGATTCCGAAGAAGAGGCTGATGACGAGGTTCGTGACCGAGAGCGCGAGCGTCCAGGGAAGGCGTTCGGAGATCAGGTCGGACACCCGCGGAGACCCCGAGCGGAACGACGTGCCGAGGTCGAACCGGGTGAGTCCCTCGAGATAGTTCAGGTATTGCTGGAAGACCGGCACGTCGAAGCCGTACTGCTCCCGGGTGGCCTGCTTGACGATCTCGTACTCGATCTCGGTCATGTTTCCCTGGGGCGGGTAGTACCGTGCGGCCGGGTCGTCGACGCCGAGCCGCGGGATGAAGAAGTCGAGGGTGATGACGACCGCGAAGACGAAGATCGCATAGAGGACGCGCTTGAGGACGTAGATCCGGTTCATGACGCATCCCTCCGTTCCAGGTTCTGCAGCGTATCGGTGTTGAAGACCGTGCTTCCCCGAACCGTGACGTATCCCTGGTAGCGGTCGGTCCGGGCGATCGAGAGGACGTTCGAGCAGTAGAGCGGGACCTTGTAGTATTCGTCGGCGATCATCGACTGGATCGCGAGGATCAGCTCGTACTTGTGCTCGAGGTCGAGCGTCGTCCGCATTTCGCGGATCAGGGCCGTGAGGTCCGGATCGCCGAAGCGGCCGTAGTTCGACGACGTTCCGAGCGTGACGAAATGGGCGAGGTACATGATGTCGAGGTTGGAGATCGTGAACGTGACCCCCTGGATCGTCATGTCGAACTTGGAGTTGTACAGGTACGTCTTCTCGGGACTCGAGCCCTTGGAGGCGAACTCGACCTCGATGCCGATCTTCTGAAGCTGGACCTGCAGGAAGGCGATCGTCTCCTGTTCGCCGACCGATCCGAGGATGTCGAAGGAGACGCGGGCGCCGTCCAGGGTGCGGTAACCCTCTTCGTCGCGCGTCGGCGCGACCTCGTCGAGGAGGGCGTTCGCTTCCGCGATCCGCGCCTCGAGCCCTTCCGGAAGGAGGATCGCGTCGGGGTTGTAGATCAGCGGGTTGGCGGTGCTCATGAGGCCGGCCGCGACCGTCGTCCCGGATCCATTCAGGATCCGCGAGATCAGTTCGTCCTGGTCGATCGCAAGCGCGATCGCGCGGCGGACGCGCACGTCGCCGAGCAGGTCGCGGATCGGATTCTTCTCGCCCGCGACGGGATTCACGTTCATCACGAGCGTCTGCAGGAACAGTCCGGGTGCGTTCGAGACGAACATGTGCTCTCGCTCTTCGAAGAGCGAGAGGTAGTTCGTCGAGATGGCGCTGTCGAGCAGGTCGATGTGACCCTTGAGGAGCGCGTAGATCGCGACGTTCAGCTCCTGGTAGAGGATGAACTTGATCGTGTCGACCTTGTAGAGCGCCGACCCGTCCTCCGCCGTCAGGGCGTAGTCCGCGCGGCGCTCGAGGACGATCACCTGCGCGTTCGACCGGTCGGCGTCGAGGACGTACGGTCCGCAGCCGACGGGATGGCCGTATTGCGCGAGCGTCGCCGCCGTCGGGTCCTTCGAGTTGAGCTGGTTCGTCGGCGTCACGATCGGTTCCCAGATGTGCTCCGGAAGGATCAGGATCGTCGAAAAGAGCGTTGTCACGGCACCCAGGACCTTGTTCACGTGGAGGTACAGGACGGTGTCCCGTTCTTCCTCGGAGATGGCGTAGCCCATGTCCGCGGCACCGTGGCCGTAGGTGAAGATGCCCTGTTCCACGAGCGTGCCGGAGGAGTATCCGTGCTGCAGGTCGCTCGTCCAGGCGAGCGCCCCCGCATGGTTGGACAGGGTGTTGTTGGTGGCGATGTCGAACGTGTAGTACACGTCCTCCGCCGTCACCGGCATCCCGTCGCTCCAGGTGAGCCCCTCGTTCAGGACGACCTTCACGGGAAGATAGGTCTTGTCCGCGGCGCCGTAGATGGCCTCGACGCGGTCGTAGTCGACCGAACCGTCTTCGCGGAGGAGCGGCTCGCCGGCATCGTCGACATAGTACCATTCCTTCGCGATCAGGCCCTCGAACAGGCCGGTCTCCTCGTTGTAGGTGAACAGGGTGCTGTAGAGCATGCTGGCGATCGTCGGGGCGATGCCGTCGCGCGACAGCCATGGCATGAAGGAGACGGGGAACGAAGAGGCGACCACGCCGGCGTAGAGCGTGTTCGAGGCGTCGGTCCGCCGTTCGTACTCGCTTGCCTGGCAACCCGCCGCGCTGAAGGCGAGAAGCGCCGCGAGGACGAGGAGCGCGCATTTGCGTTTCATGGGGATCGCTTCCTTCCTGGATAAGGGATTGCGCACGGGCCGGGGAGGAAAAGGCAGAATCCCGAAAGAACGAGGTTCTGCCTTCTGCGCGGGGCTTCGGTGCGGGGTTGTCGGGTCACTTCTGGTACGGATATTCCATCTGGGTGCCGAAGCCGTCCTTCGTCACGCAGTTGTCGTAGATCTCCTCGATCCGGAACACGTAGGCGGGATAGCGGAGCCAGCGGTTCATGTCGGGACGGTGGTAGACGTCGTGCTGCGCGTTCAGAAACTGCTGGTAGATCTCGCGCTTGCCGGAATCGGTCTCGTCGTGGATCTCCATCTTGCCGCGAAGCTCGTAGCTGATCATCGGCGGCTGATAGAAGAGCATCGTCGCCTCCGGATTGGCCTTGTAGTTGGCGTAGCTGTGCTTCTTCGCCATCTCGAGCGAGCCGATGCACGTGAAGTCGACGCGGTCGCGCGCTTCCGGGCCGTACATGTACTTGACGAGCAGGGCAAGGCCGCGGTCGCTGTATTCCTTGTCCTCGGGCGTCCAGCTCCGGATGTGCTCCATGTAGGCGGCGAGAGTCTTCTCGAGGTATTCCGGCTTCGGCATGAAGCCGATGCCCTTGATCGAGGCGTTCAGGCCGGCGGGGCCGTGGGAGATCAGGGCCGGGTCGTGGGAACAGAACGAGAGGAACATCTTCTCGTTGGACATCTCTTCCTTGTTGACGAGTTTCATGACGGTGTTCGCACGGGTGTGGAACGCCCAGTTGAAGAAGCTTTCTGCGGTTTTCATAGGATCCTCCTGTCGGTTATGGTGTGAGGCGCGTCCGCGCGACGGCGCGGACGCGTCCCGTGTGTTCGGTTATTCGACGACGACCGGTTCCGGAATCGCCAGCGTCCGGTCGGCGCGGCTGCCCATCGAGGACGCCTTGACGTTCAGGGTGAGGCTGCCGTCCGCATGGATCGTGCCGGGAAGGGCGGTTCCGCCTTCGGGGGTGATGGTGATGACGAGACCCTCGACCGTGAAGGTGCCGACCTCATCGAAGGTGTAGGGCTCTTCACCCATCATGAAGTCACTGTGGAACGCGTAGTTGCCGAGGACGTCGAAGGTGATCGTGTACTCGTAGACGACTTCGGATCCCATCGCGGACACGGTATGGGTGCCGGCGTAGGCGGTGTCGTAGGAAAGCGCGGTGACGGCGACGGTGCGGAGCGCTCGGCTGCCCATCGAAGAGGCCTTGAGGGGCAGGCTGAGCGTGCCGTCCTCGCCGATCGTGCCTTCGGCGGCGTCGCCGCCGTCCGGCGTGAGCGTGATCGCCAGGCCGGTGGCCGCATAGGTGCCGACCTCGTCGTAGGTGTAGGTCTCCTCGCTCATCACGAAGGCGCTGTGGAAACTGTAGGTGCCGTCGAGCGAAAGGACGATGTAGTAGTGGTAGACGACGGGGGTGCCCATCGCCGAAACCTCATGCGAACCGACGTAGTAGAGGTCGAATTCCAATTCGGTCGGCGCGAGCGTGCGCAGCGCGCGGGATCCCATCTCGGAGGCCTTGACGGGGGCGGAGATGGATCCGTCGGGGGCGACCGTGCCGGTCGCGGCCGATCCGCCTTCCGGCGTCATCGTGAGCACGTCTCCGGCGACCGAGTACGTTCCGGTCTCCTCGAAGCTGTAGGCTTCTTCGCCCATTTCGAAGACGCTGCGGAACGCGTATGCGCCATCGGCGAAGATCAGGACATAGTGGTAGACGACTTCGCTTCCCATCGCGCTGACGGTATGCGATCCGTAGTAGTTGCCCTCGACGACGGCGTCGGCGACGGTGGTGGTCGACGGGACCGTGGTGGTCGTGGTCGGCGCGGTGGTGGCGGTCGTGACGGCGGCGGTGGTGGACGCGGTCGTCGACGGTGCGGTCGTGGTCGTCTCGCAGGCGATCATCGCCGCGCAGAAGACGAGCCCGAGTAACAACATGATTGCCTTTTTCATCTGTTTGATCCTCCCGATCTATTTGTATTGTTTTCAGCCTTGGGGACAACGTTCCGCGACGGGACCGTCATTTCTTCAGGATGAAGCCGTAGGTGACTTCGCCGACGACGAAGTTGACGTTGAGTCCGGACGAGGAGATCACGCACTTGGTCGTGACCGCGCCGAACTTGAGGTTCACCGAGAGCGGGAAGCCGCCGACGGTGAAGGTCCCGGACTGTTCGAGGACGGCATCGCCGCCGGCCGCGGGGGTGATCGCGACGGTGTAGGTGCCGTCGGCGGCGAGGACGACGACGCCCTCGTAGTCGACTTCCTCGACGGTCGTCGTGCCGGTGAAGATGCCGTTCACGTAGTCGTGGTAGCCCTTCACGGAGGCGGAACCCGAACCGTCCGCCGCATCCGGCCATTCGACGGTGAGGACGTATCCCGAGAGCGTTCCGGTGCGCGAAGCACCTTCGGAAGGCTGGAGGGTGATCGCCGTGCCGGAGACCGCGAAGGTGCCCGTTTCGGTCCAGGGCGTCCCTTCCGGTTCGCCCACGGAGACCTGGTAGCCGCCGAAGCGGTCGAGCGCCACGACGACCCCGAGGGATCCTTCGGCGGTCATGCCGAGATAGGTTCCCGCATAGGCGTTGGTGGTGGCGACGCGGAGATGGCGCGACTCGCGGGCGGCCATCTCGGAGGGTTTGATCGCGACGTCGAGGCTGCCGTCCTGATTGATCGTTCCGGTCACGGTCTCCCCTTCCTCGGGCGTGAGCGAGAGGGTCGATCCGTCGACGGCGAAGACGCCGGACTCGTCGTAGACGTATTCCTCCCCGCCGGTCTCGAAGGTGCTCTGGAAGGCGTACTGGCAACCGCTCTTGAGACTGAGCGTGTAGTCGTACTCGACCGATCCGCCCATCGCCTCGACGGTATGGCTCCCGGCGTAGACGCCGAGCTGACTCTCGTACATGATGATCATCGCGTAGAGATGGTAGACGATTTCGGGGTTCTCCTCGTCCACGACCTCGTAGTGCAGGTTCGACGACCCGTACGGCAGCGCCGTGGCGAAGAGCAGGTTCCTGCCATCCAGGTGGAAGGTGCTCGTCTTCGGCGTTTCGGTGGTCGAATCGCTGTAGAGGAACATGTAGGTGTCGCCCATCGAGCCGATCGTGCCGTGACCCTTGTCGACGGTGAAGGTGCGGTCGGGCGAGAGCTGGAAGGTGTCGTCCTCCGAGATCCGCAGGTAGACGACGAGCGGCATCCCGAGGTTGGTGATGTCGATCTCGTATTCGCCGACGAGCGAAGGCCTGCCGGTGGTGGTGACGGCTTCGGTGGTCGTCTTGCCGCAGGCGGCGAAGGCGAGAAGCGCGAAGACGGCGAGAAGGAACGCAAGGAAGCGGTATCCTGTGGATTTCATGGTGACGGTCTCCTTTCCCGATCGCCGGACGCCCGTGACGAAGGGCGGCCGTGCGAAGCATCTGCTTTTGCGATAACACTACACCACGTGCGGGTGCGTGTCAATAATGTACGGAAAAATCGGTTCCCGATCGGGCGCAATCGCCGTCACCGTGTTACCATAGTGCTATGCCCGACGCCCTTTTCGCCCCCGGCGTTGACGGAGGGTGGCAACCGTGTTACGATGGAAGGCGGTTCCGACGCTTCCACCCCGGTCGGAACGGGAGGATCCCCGATGACCGGCACGAACCATGAACAGGCTTTCCTGGAACTGCTTCAGACGGAGATCGTCCCGTCGATCGGATGTACCGAGCCGGTCGCGATCGCCTTCGCCGCGGCCCTCGCCCGGCGCAGCTTCCACGCCCTTCCGGAACGCATGCACGTCCGCGTGAGCGCCAGTCTCTACAAAAACGCGCGCAAGGCGGTCGTCCCCCATACCGAAGGTCTGTCCGGAGTCGCCGCCGCGGCCGTCGCCGGTCTCGTCGGCGGCCGTTCCGAACTGGGACTTCGCGTCCTCGAGACGATCGGCGAATCCCATCTCGAGTTCATCCGGAAGTATCTCGAAACGCCCTTCTGCGCCGTCGAGGTCGACTCCGCCGATGCCGACTTCTCCTGCATCGTCACGCTCTGGTCGGGCGCGCGCAACGCCTTCGTGGTGCTCCGCGGATCGCACACGAACGTCGAACGGATCGAGGTCGACGGCGTCGTCCTGCCGACGGAACGCTTGGCCGACCCGATCGTCGGCCGGCGCTCCGACGTCTTCCGCGACGTCGCCTTCCGCGACCTGTACGAGTTCGCGAAGACGGTTTCGCTCGAACGCATCGAACCGATCGTGAAACCGCAGGCGGAAGCCAACATGAACATCGCCAGGGTCGGCCTCGAGCGCACCGAAGGCGCGCGTCTGGGCACGCTCTATCCGACCCTCGACCCGTCCCTCCTCGGCCGCATGAAGGCGGCGACCGCCGCCGCCATCGAAGCCCGCATGGCCGGCGCCCCCCTTCCCGTCTACATCAACTCGGGATCCGGCAACCAGGGCATCTCGGCTTCCGTCCCGATCGTCGTCTATGCGGCCGAATCCGCCATCCCCCGCGAACGGCTGATGCGCGCCCTCGTATTCTCCAATCTGGTCGCCCTCTACCAGAAGGCCCAGGTCGGAACGCTTTCGGCCTATTGCGGCGCCGTCGGCGCCGTCGCCGCCTCCGCCTGCGGCATCGTCCTGATGAACGGCGGCACGTGCGACGAGGCCGCCGCGGTTCTCGAGGACACCCTCGCGATCACCGCCGGACTGGTCTGCGACGGCGCGAAGGCCTCCTGCGGTGCGAAAGCCGCGCTCGCGCTCGAGGCGGCGGCCGTCTCCGCCGCGCTCGTGCGGCGCAAGGGGACGTTCGAGTCCTCGGAAGGAATCATCGGCCCCTCGGTCGAGGACACCGTCGGGACCGTCGGGAGAATCGCGCGCGAAGGCATGGCCGACGTCGACAAGGTTCTCGTCGACGCGATGTGCAGCCGCGACGGCATCCGTTTCCGCTGACCCTCCGGACGCACGGCTCGACGACAGGAAAAGGCGACCTC
This window contains:
- a CDS encoding L-serine ammonia-lyase, iron-sulfur-dependent, subunit alpha, with amino-acid sequence MTGTNHEQAFLELLQTEIVPSIGCTEPVAIAFAAALARRSFHALPERMHVRVSASLYKNARKAVVPHTEGLSGVAAAAVAGLVGGRSELGLRVLETIGESHLEFIRKYLETPFCAVEVDSADADFSCIVTLWSGARNAFVVLRGSHTNVERIEVDGVVLPTERLADPIVGRRSDVFRDVAFRDLYEFAKTVSLERIEPIVKPQAEANMNIARVGLERTEGARLGTLYPTLDPSLLGRMKAATAAAIEARMAGAPLPVYINSGSGNQGISASVPIVVYAAESAIPRERLMRALVFSNLVALYQKAQVGTLSAYCGAVGAVAASACGIVLMNGGTCDEAAAVLEDTLAITAGLVCDGAKASCGAKAALALEAAAVSAALVRRKGTFESSEGIIGPSVEDTVGTVGRIAREGMADVDKVLVDAMCSRDGIRFR
- a CDS encoding ABC transporter substrate-binding protein translates to MKRKCALLVLAALLAFSAAGCQASEYERRTDASNTLYAGVVASSFPVSFMPWLSRDGIAPTIASMLYSTLFTYNEETGLFEGLIAKEWYYVDDAGEPLLREDGSVDYDRVEAIYGAADKTYLPVKVVLNEGLTWSDGMPVTAEDVYYTFDIATNNTLSNHAGALAWTSDLQHGYSSGTLVEQGIFTYGHGAADMGYAISEEERDTVLYLHVNKVLGAVTTLFSTILILPEHIWEPIVTPTNQLNSKDPTAATLAQYGHPVGCGPYVLDADRSNAQVIVLERRADYALTAEDGSALYKVDTIKFILYQELNVAIYALLKGHIDLLDSAISTNYLSLFEEREHMFVSNAPGLFLQTLVMNVNPVAGEKNPIRDLLGDVRVRRAIALAIDQDELISRILNGSGTTVAAGLMSTANPLIYNPDAILLPEGLEARIAEANALLDEVAPTRDEEGYRTLDGARVSFDILGSVGEQETIAFLQVQLQKIGIEVEFASKGSSPEKTYLYNSKFDMTIQGVTFTISNLDIMYLAHFVTLGTSSNYGRFGDPDLTALIREMRTTLDLEHKYELILAIQSMIADEYYKVPLYCSNVLSIARTDRYQGYVTVRGSTVFNTDTLQNLERRDAS